Within the Periplaneta americana isolate PAMFEO1 chromosome 6, P.americana_PAMFEO1_priV1, whole genome shotgun sequence genome, the region tcagtcaatttaaaatcaaaactaacaagttacatttcagaatttaaagaagatggtttatcaactgacaataaaatattattttgtaatttgtgtcagtgtgcagtatcatctacacaaaagttcctggtgcaacaacacattacaactagtaaacatcaggccaacaaacaactaaattccaagcagagacaattgtttttaacacaaccaacaacatcgaatgtaagatctgagtttaacatcgacctgtgccgttctctcatctctgctgatattcctctctacaaactaaagaataaggtcttcagggaattccttgaaaaatatactcaacatacaatcccggatgagtcaacacttaggaagacgtatgctccatccatctacgatgagacaatacagaagataagagatgaaattaaagatagttcaatttgggtttccattgatgagactcccgacaaagaaggtagacttgttggtaatgtagttatcggtttgttaagtgaacaatattctgaacgaattcttttacattgtgatgttctagaaaagtgcaataacaaaactatagttaaactgttcaacgaagctatgggtatcctgtggccaaagggtattatgtacgataatgtgttattctttattagcgatgctgccccttatatggtcaaagctggacaagcattatctgttgtatatcctaaattgactcattttacttgtgtggcgcatgcatttcatcgtgtggcagaagtggtcagagacaatttccctaaagtagatttgttgatttcatcagtgaaaaaagtatttctcaaagctcccagtagagttaacgtgttgaaagaaatgtaccctgaaattccattgccaccaaagccaattttaactagatagggtacatggctagaagcagttgaatattatgccgaacatatagactctattaacaatgttctccttgcattggactctgaagatgcagtctcaattgatactgcgaaaacagttacctgtgacataagtgtgaagaatgacttagctcacattcagcatacattttcatgcatcataaaaacgctcaaaagtatccaaaataggcacctttcactatctgaaagttttgaaattataaatagtactgtggaacaagtgaatcgtggtagaggtaaagttgcagatgcagtaagagctaaggtggacactgtactttcaaaaaaccctggatatgaagaactacaaaaggttgttgctgtgatgagtggtgaatcaacagtgaagattaacttggacttatccccagcagacattgtgaaattgaattatgtaccagttacttcttgtgacgtcgaacgctcttttagtcagtataaatctatcctcagagacaatagaagaagattcacttttcagcacttgaaagaaatgtttgtaacctattgttatggtaacagacaataaaaattgtgttttgttgaaactacattggaagataaggtacgtccattatattttttgtttagtttgattaaaatgtaccaatatttaacgtacatagtcatttttttataattttaagtccatatttaattccatattttggtaaaaatccatatttaattccatattttggtaaaaataactacatatatatttacatatttcatatatttttagtccatataaatccgttccctgatcatgaccatgttgattttaataagGTTCAGTTTGCATGTGctaaatattattgtatttgtagaaattatgtagagattattgatattaccgaaatgtacttcgtatctgatgatgttggccctGACCAACGCAAACGTTTATacatcttttaaacatgtaatgtaaaggtttaacaccttaaacatatgttgtgaagtcagtgactgaaataaatacttttaatattcatTCGTGGTGCTTAATTGTTATCCTTTTATTTTTGTGTGGAAATTCAGTTTCACTGCCAtcactttgtaaaatttaattttatatcttccctaatttcatttttaatgttatttgaaTTGCTCCACATGATGTTGAAACTCTAAAAATATCTCGTGTAAGACTTAAATCATATAGTTCTGCTAAATATAACTCTTCTAAAATACTAGGTCAAACAGTGTAATGGCTAAACCTCATTATGTAACAAGGGTGAAGGGAAACTTCGATTTTTTGGGGCATCTGGCTCCAGCTCTAATGATACGCCAAGTAACATACTGTTATTGTGAATTGCAGGAGACTTACAGGGTAACTGGTCGAGTGTGCTGGAAGCGGCAAAGCTGCTTGCTGCAGTCCAGCAGGAGAGGCGACTGGGAGCTTGTCGGGAGTGGCACTACCTGCTGTCCATGACAGACTCTGAAGGCAACACCCCACTCCTGATAGCCGGGCGTCGTCTTCTAAGAGATGGGGCGTTCGAGCAAGCAGCTGAACTCAGTCGACTGCTCCTCGAAGCCGGCAGCGATCCCAACGCAGCTAATGCCGAGGGTCGGAGCCTCCTAACATACAGCGTTCACTACATGGACGACAGCATAGAACTCACCAGGGTGCTCCTGAATTCGGGGGCTTCTGTGTGGCCACAGGGGGCGCACAACTCAAGTCTAGAGACTGTGGAGAATGCCAGCACGACCGAGCAGTGCTCCGCTTTCACGTGGTTTCTGCGATCTATAATCAGGAGGCGTAAACTCGACGAACAGTGCGAGCGAACTCTTGCACTGCTGTCTCAGGTGATGGGCGAGCACCCCGGACGCATGCACGGACACGTGATGCGCACGATGTTCCGGCATGCCAAGTGTTACAAAGTACTCGGACCTGTATTCTATCAGCTGAAAATATCGATGATGCGGTACTGGACCCAACCGCAGGACTTGCTCTTCATCTGTCGAAAAGCCATCAGGACTGCCGTGGGCCCGGAAAGACTCATGGCAGGAGAGACTGGTCGCCTCGGCCTGCCACATCAGATGCAGGGCTACCTCATGCTGGAGTGAGGCCCAGCGCAGGAAACAGACCCAGAATCCTGCACTGCACACTAGTCAGAACACTCTAAATGTCATTCGCtttgaaagaggggaagtaatttTCATTAATAGGCAGAAACGGCTGTTATCTCGACGTTTCCATTATTCTTGGAGAATCTGTCTAAATATCTCGTCAAGTTACCCATTTTCCAGTCAGTACtcttcattttaataataataatatgctttcCACTTATTTCCTTTATGCTGTCAACAGTCCAAACAAATCATAAGTATAATAACCTTAAATAATCGcaaattgtaatatactgataatttttaatcaatcaccAATTATTAGCTCAAATATATGGACACAGACGACATTCAGAAGAAAAATTTGGGAtcttatttatacttattaaaaggTTCATTCCCTATAAATCGTTAGGACATGTTTTTCGAGACTGCATAACAGcagtgatatacagtatataaatattacCCTTCTAATTTTTttcggtacagtctattgttgtGTGAAGAGATATTTCAGTCACAGAAGCAATTTATTTTGCTTCTGTCTAAATAACTGAACATACCATAGccaaagaaaaattaatagttCCATAACAAAAAGCAATGCTCGAATATAAGAAACCTGACaagataaaattaaacagaataataatgaatcaagcTTTCTGTCCAAAAGAAAATAcaagtaacacaaaataaaatataaataaaattctaacaCATTCGGCCGAAAGAATTTAAGCCAACCTCAGCCCTCTAGAATAATGGAAATAGTTAAAACAGTAACTGTTTCTAACAACAGTAAACT harbors:
- the LOC138701077 gene encoding uncharacterized protein, producing the protein MKEHRMKALRVTTTNNITRDGGDMFSSLQLLRLELELRPSSGRPMTPLRCLQQDSHQQRVVCCSRLPHHLHHHHHHHLHQDQKTSNSVLQECLSCENVPMIDDLLITSNPDITSIKSLQKCECDNASPLHMACGLPTSGPFLHKLCSSNGCDLSSRLFANSHASLHLLLTGDLQGNWSSVLEAAKLLAAVQQERRLGACREWHYLLSMTDSEGNTPLLIAGRRLLRDGAFEQAAELSRLLLEAGSDPNAANAEGRSLLTYSVHYMDDSIELTRVLLNSGASVWPQGAHNSSLETVENASTTEQCSAFTWFLRSIIRRRKLDEQCERTLALLSQVMGEHPGRMHGHVMRTMFRHAKCYKVLGPVFYQLKISMMRYWTQPQDLLFICRKAIRTAVGPERLMAGETGRLGLPHQMQGYLMLE